From Aegilops tauschii subsp. strangulata cultivar AL8/78 chromosome 5, Aet v6.0, whole genome shotgun sequence:
TAAGAATCGAAACAAATCATTGATATGCTACTCTGGAGTGGGGTAGACAAATAGCAATGCTACCTTATAAAACTCCTACCTTGATATCTGAAATGAACTGgtgaaaaagaaaataagattaaACTTATTTGTGTAACCATGCAACCAGTTACTCAGTTCAAACATGCAACCATGCTTTTCTTATAACTTCTACATGGAGTTATCAGACGAAATTAATGTGAACCTGTCATAGGAAATACAGTACAAAAGATCAGTGCTACATATAATAAACATATATCCCTCAAATGTAACTGAAAAACAGCAGCAGTTTAAATTCATGCTTGCCCTAGAATATTGAAATCCTTTTCTTGGCTTCTTACTGTCTTGCATACAACAGCAAGCAATCACAGAGATCAGAGATGGCAAGTCAGTTAACTGAACGAATGAACAACACTAACAAAGGGCAAGAGTTATTAGAACACATCCATCTCATAGGAGCAGCTGCTCATCAGCTCCAAACAACAACACCGCGGGTCCAGACCAGCAGCTTGCAAATGTTCTAGTGATCATCACAAGTTCACAACTGACAAATCACCACAAAACAAGCATAGAAAAGTTCTTATTTCTCTGACTTCTCCCAGGAGTCATAAAAAgacacaaccacacacacacacacacacacacacacacacacacacacatcagtCACAAGGCATGATAAATTTGCAGAGTCCCACACACAATACAACAAACACGTCCATGAAGCTTAAACACTTGATAAATGATAACTTGACAGCGCGATGCATCACGCGACCTCCTGAATCATCAGTCATTTGATGCCAGAATTTGTAATTGTGTTGTCGAAACCAGCCTCCTCCTACTCCTGCACACAGTCCTAAGCAATGCAATCGGCCCTCCAGCTCGCCTACATGCACCTAGGCGAGCATCTTATTGAGCCTTCTTGAAGCCGGCCTACTAATTCAACGACAGTTTCATCATTGTAAGATTGGGTGTAATCCACACAGGAGCAGGCCAGTTGGACCAAAGCTGAGGAAACACAAGGCTTTCCCAGCTATTATTATCCAAGCGAAGCACTCCTATATCGCGACGACTATCCTTATGTACAGTTATGTACTCATTATCGTCAGTGAAGTAGACACGATTTTCCTTGAGAGCAGGGCATTCTTTAGTGCTGAGACAGAGTGACTGGTTATGACCAAGAAACAGCACATGGCCGTGCAGGCAATCAATTTCCACAAGCTTCTTGGCAGCAACATCAACCTCATGTATTTTAATTCCTTTGGTGTGCAGTGTAAGTGCTGAAATATCATCAGGATTGCCACTATACACTTTCAATCTCCAAACAAGCAGCAAACCACCCCATGGAGCTTGAAGAATGTATGCTCCCTGAATCCCAAAATCGTCATCATCATCCACACCCATGATAGTGTTCATTGTAACAGCAGGCCCACTAAGATCAAAGGTGTGAATTTCTCCCATTAGAGTCACTGCATACAATAGCCCATCCTTGTAGGTGCAGTCAAAATAATCAGTGTGAGGTGGCAGCCAGGTCCACTTATCGTCCCCTACCCTTGCAAAGGATAGCTGACCAAACGGCATGTGGATGAGCACCACTACGTAGCTCCCTGTGGGTGTATCATAAAACAAAAGAGCCTTCTGGTGGAAGACTTCCCGCAGGGAAGCTGGAGCAATTATCTTTGGAGGGCAGATAACTTTCTTTGCCGTGTGCCATGAGTATTCATACTTGTGGACAGCACCTGAGTCATCACACATGGGCTTCACATGCTGCATGGTGGTCACTGAAGGGAGAGCAATCTGTTGACCAGTGATCGGATTGACGAGGTGCATTTCAGATCTCTCATCGACGGTGACCAGCAACCCGAGAGAGGACCCAATCAGAAACCTACTGTGGAGAGGCGGCTCCGGGAGAGTTAGCCTGTAAACCCTCTTCTCCACGAGGCTGTAGAGACAGGCAACATTCTCGCTGGAAGATTCAGATCAGTAGAGCAGGCACGGCGTCTGGGGTTGCTTGTGTGTGCCGAGTTTGCGCAGGGCGGTGTAGGCAGAGCGCCAAAAGGTGCAGACAGCACCAGCACGCACAAGGTCAGGGATCTCAAGAGTGGCAAAGACATGCATCAAGATGTCTTCTGGTAGTTCAGGAAGTGTGCCCACCGCAGTATCTATCAGTAGTGTCTTCTTCTTCAGTAAACTGGGTGGAGAGAGACCTAGCAGCTTAGATAAAACTGGTAGTGCCCCGAAGTTCATTACCATGGCTATACTAGGGGCAGCCGTGGGAGTACAATCTCTGTTGGAAGATGAACTGCTTCTGCTGAAATACTTGCAAAATAACAACTTGGGTAGAGCACAAAGAGGGCAGACAAGGTTGTGTTCATATTTATAGATCACCAACCGAGGTTGCCTCGCTCCTAAACCGAGTAGGTGAAGCAGATCCGAGTAGGCCAAGGAAATCACTAGATTTTGACTCCCTGAGGCTTGTGGCATCAGAACTTGGACCAAATCTGGATAAGACTCGggcttgttgttgttgttatatGCTAAAAGACGGATCTTTTCTGCCAGAACACCGATCCTGTTTGCTTCTCCGAGATCCCCTCCGGCTCCGAGCGCTCTGTGGGATGGGGACGGTGCGGGAGGGGGACTCATCTATACCAGGCCTGGGCCTGTTCGTGCCATCGAGCCGGGCTCGGGCATAGAAATTGAGCCCGACAGGCATGCCGGCCTGGGCTCGGGCCTGCAAAAAACGGGACCTCCTATCTGCGGCAGACTGGAGGGGCTTCGCACAGGGGTGCCTCGTTTGGGCCGGCCCACGAAGGAGCAGCTACTGACGTAAAATATACAACGCAAAAAACTGAAGGCGACTCGAGATTCGAACTCAAGGCCTCCCGATTAGTACCCGCGTGCGCTAGCCATTGCGCCAATACACGCTCCCTGACAATATTAAGCAGCAAACACTATAAGAACATAATCCACGACAGATCTAAACTTCTTTAGAACTTCGAACGCAGTTCATTCTTTTTTTTTCAGGAAAAACGCAGTTCATTCtcttttttttgcaggaaaaacGCAGTTCGTTTTCAAAACCTGTATCTTTTTTTGAACGCGGACAATTCCAAAAATAGCGAATAATTATTTTaaaatgttgaacattttttgacCTGTGAACAATTTTTTGAAAAACAGCAAAGTTTTTTTTTAATGTTGAACAAATTTTCAAAAACAAGAACATTTCATAAAATTTtaaacgaaaaataaaaaaagcgaacattttttgaaacttggaACAAAATTTGAAGAAAGCGAACATATTTTTGGATCTGTGAACAATGTTTGAGAAAAGGAACATTTTTTGTAACTCTGAACAAAATTTGGCAATGCGAACATTATTTCGAATTgtcaacattttttgaaaatgcgAACAAGATTGGAAActcgaacatttttttaaacttggAACAAAATTTGAAGAAAGCGAACATATTTTTGGATCTGTGAACAATTTTTGAGAAAGGGAACATTTTTTGTAACTCTGAACAAAATTTGGCAATGCGAACATTATTTcgaattgtgaacattttttaaaaatgcGAACAAGATTGGAAACTCGAACATTTTTTGGATTAATTTGAAAGATTTAAAAtgtgaacaaaattttaaaaatctgaaaaacaaacaaaaaaatcatgaacatttttcgaaATTGTGAACAAAATTTTGTAAATGTGAACAATATTTGACAAAAAGGACATTTTTGAAAATTCTGAACCATATTTGAACTTTTCGAAAAGCTTACAAAGAAAAAGTAAAAAAACATtaaaaaggaaaaacaaagaaaacgagaaaaaaggaagaagagaaTAAGACTGAAGAAAAAACAGTAGAAGGAACAAATGGTTTTTTCGTCGCTTTTAGTTTCTTTAAGTTTAGCATAGCTATTCTTACAGATCCACGAGCCAGTCGCGGTGGCTAGCGCGGTTTGTACCGCTACAGGAGGTCGTAAGTTCGATCCCTTGCGCGATTCTTTTTTGCGGTTCATCTCGCGAGGCGAAAACCactcaaatgggccggcccagggtGAGCTGCGCCCTATGCGAAGCGGCGACTACTTGCCGCAATAAGCGGCGAATAGGGAATTCCGCAAAAGACATGATTTTAGCCCTAGTCAGACTGGGCCGACCGGGCCACATCCGGCTTTTTCAGGCTTGGGCTCAACCTAGTAGGCCCGATGGTCGGGCCGGGCTGGGCTCAAGCCTGGGTTTGTAGCACCGGGCGTTTTAGGCCCGGCCCAGCCCGACATATGCCCAGGTATATCCCTCATCTAACCTATGTATGTATCTCTGTTACTTATAAAAATCGCTATTCTTTATTAGGACAGTAAAACTCTCTAGCGGATCCCGTAAACCGGGTCATTCGGCAAAATAATTGCCGGTTTACTTGACGAAGACGATTTTGCCGCCCTCCACCAAACCGAAGGCCACTTACCCCCTGCCCCCCCACTGAAGGTGTATGTGGTTTGTGTATGCTGGGCAGATTGACGATGCCGACAGAACCATCTGCGCTGGAGCCAGGTTTTCGCCCACCATCTGCTAAATCGATTTTGGAAGATTATATCCACCATCTGCCGGAGCTGCTCCATCTAAGGTACTACTCGTATGTTGTTCTGTGCTGATTTCCAATCTCCTTTGCTGTCATACGTTATCTGAAGTTGAAAACTATAGAAGAGAATACCAGTGAAATTGTAAAACAAGAAATTTTTCGTTTCAAAAATGAAGAAGAATCTTAGCCTGGAATGTCCATAAGCCTGCTCCACTCCAGAGTGCACCGTGCAATTGAGTGACACCGACGGCAACTATTAGTGGCTGGTAACTCCCAGCACAGTGTGGCCACAGAATTGCATGAACCATTGTCTCAATTTTTTTTCTTGCATGAACCAGAGACTCTCAAACATCTCTGCTACCATATGGTCTGGTACATAGCTAAATAATACCCCAGTCAACCTATAGCATACAGATTTAGCGCGTATGATGATTCTGCAGCTACCCAGCTCTTGTTCTTCGATCATGTAACacaggggcggagccaggatttggGTATAGGGGGGGCCAGGCAGATACATTTTTTTGCCGGGTGATATCTATATCTATATTTCTATACTAGTATTATAGTGTATCAGTTTTAAACTTTTGAATCACAAAACCGGGAAGCAATGTGAACCATCGATAGAAGCCATTGGAGAGTTCAATTCACTCGAATTCGCAGCTATAGTATCTGCTACAATGCAACGAAGATACTATAGTTTTCCAGAAAGATTGACAGGCTTGATGTTGGAAGAGAAGTTTTGACCCATCCTCACTGCATGGTTTCATTGTTTGCATTTACAAACTTTTGACAATGTACTAGTAGTAATAATGTGGCGCTTCCACACAAAAAACATAGTTATAATTGTATTATTTTCATTCAGACTCTACAATTTTCAATATAATTGACAACGTTTTAATCACACACAAAAAGATCAATATATTCCCTTAAAAAATATCAATGATATTAGTAATTTCGTTGGAAGAAAACTTAGTATCGCAGATCTCACAAGCAAAAGAATTAAATTAAATTGAAAGAATATTTTTGACGCATATAAGATTGAACGGATAGGGATTAATCAGAATAGTGCTAACCTTTGGGTAGTGAGCGGGAGCGCAGGAAAATCGATGGTTGTAGCCTACAAGATTCTCCCTCGCAACACCGCTGTCGCCTGATTCAATCTGAATGGAATCTGATAGAGAGAACAGAGAAGGctggatcccgccgccgccgtaTGGGCGGAGGTAAGCGGACGCCAAGGGCATGGAACGGCGGCGACTAATTTCACACAAATCCCACGTATTACGGTAGAACACTATAGCCAATCGGCTGCTTTTTTTTTGCGTTCCAATTGAGAGCTTTTGACTTGGGCCTTTTTTCTTTTTCCAATACTCACGTTGAGAGATAGCCAGATAAGGGGGGCCGAACACATGTGTACGTGCTCTTTTTTATCGCTAATTGATACTAGCTGTTTGATGTTCGGTCGATCGTGGCTCCGCCACTGATGTAACACACAACCAGTATCCTGTTCAGTGTTCACCACCCTCATCGTCATAACTATCACTATTATCACAATTGGTGTATGCACTAGCACTGCAACCCCAGCATATGCCCATGGCAGCGGCTGCATCCCAGCTTCCACAAGGGCATCACAAGTGACGGCGCTCATGTCCTCGCCTCATGGCATGGACATGATTGCTGCCCGTGGAGGGGCGTCCACTGCAGCAACCGAACACGCCACGTCATCAAGCTTCACATTGCCAATACAAGTCCTATTCCTGTCATCTTTGGCGCGTGCAATGATGCTAATTCATTGTTTTCGGCGAGATAAGTCCATCTCTGCTTTCCTTGAAGCATCTAGAGCGCCTGGATCTTAGCATGAACTGTTTGCTAGGCCCAAATAATGATATACCTCATTTCTTGGGCTCCATGAAGAACTTGAGATATCTTAACCTCTCTGCCATGCAATTTACGGGAAGAGTTCCTTCTCAGCTTGGTAACCTGTCTAAATTGCAGCATCTTGACCTTGGCGAGGGTTATTCTTATCCCGGGATGTACTCAACGGACATCACCTATTCACCTGGTTAACAAAGCTACCATTGCTGCAGTACCTTGGTATGAATGGAATAAATCTCTCTAGGATTACTGACTGGCCTCATACATTTAACATGATTCCATCACTAATTTTTATTAACCTTGCTGAATGTTCACTTGATACCGCAAGCCAATCGCTTCCCGTCCTTAACCTCACGAAACTCAAGAAGCTTGATCTGTCCTCAAATAGTTTAGGCCACTCAATTGCATCAAGTTGGTTCTGGAGTGTAACGAGCCTCAGATACCTCAGTCTTCGTGAGAACCAGTTATTTGGAAAAATCCCTAACGCACTAGGAAACATGACGTCACTCGGTGTACTTGATTTGGCATTCAACAATCTGAATAAGACTGGAAACCTTAAAAGTCTTCTTAAAAATGTTTGCTGTTTGGAAATCCTTGACCTTTCTTTAAATTCTATACAACTGTTACAGTGATTGGCGATTTTACGGGCCGTCCATCCACTGCGATCAAACGGTGGAGAAACTAGAGTTACGAGACTCAAATTACAAATAGTGTTGGCACCATTACAAAACTAGGGCGGGGCTAGTCATTTTTTAAAAGGATAGTTCCGTCCAATTTTAGTCAAGGCCAAATCCTGTTCGCACCCTCGCTGTGTGGCCCGACACATCTGGGTCGCTCTTGATTCTAAAAAAAGAAAAATCTGGGTTGCTCCTCCACTCTTCCCGTAGAAAACTTGTTCGAGCCCTATCTGTTCGAAGCAGCAGGGTAGGATGACCCCGGCGGTGGCAGCGGCAGAGGGGGCGGCGAGGATGGCCGCTGGTGCGAGGAGGCGGAGCCAATGACCCCGGCGGTGGCGACGGCAGAGGGGGTCGGCGATGATGGCCGATGGGGCGAGGAGGCGGAGCCGATgaccccggcggcggcggcggaggggtcCCAGGGGCTGGAGGACCGACGTCTGATGCAGCCGTGGTTCCTCGCCGTCAAGAGCTAGATCGAGCGCACGGCGGTGTAGCCGTCCAGAGGAAGAGGAAGAGCACCCTACGCCGGCTTGGCCGTGGCGTCACGGAGGCGGAGAGAAAGGGCACCGGTGGCCCCGTGAAGGTCGAGGAGGTCGCCGTCTCGTCGTGCAGCGCGCGATGGTGGACCGATGGGCGTCCAAGAGGCACTTGACCTTGCCGGATCACGCTGCTGCTGGCGTAATCCAGGCCGGATCTGTGGAGAGCCCGGCGCAGCACCGTCTACAGGTCCATATCTGTTACAGTCTTGCTCTACCTTATTCTTTGTAAGTTCACGGCTTCCATTGCTCTTCAGTTCTGGTTAGTAGTTGGAAACTGTAAAAGTATCTCACGAAGCACATGAGCTTTCCACAGTGGCCATGTAACTAAATTCTGAATGTTGCTTCGTTATGCTTAATGGAGCAGGTGGGCAACTCCCTTTTGTCTAAGATTTTGCAAGTCTGTGATATCTGTATTATGTAAAACAGGTCATGACTGATTCTGCAGTTGTTGATTCGATTTTTTTTTGCTTCCAATGCTTTGTTAGATTGATAAGGCCGGAGCTTCAATGACGAATCTACTATTCAGCACACAGCCCAACTCGACAGGCACTAGCCATGTCAACAGGCACTCAGGGGCATGCTCGCCTCGGCAGTCATCAAGGTGGCAATAGAACACTTGAATTCTACTATTTCAGGCGAGATCAAGCTGCTCAGGAATATGAGGAATGATCTGGAGAACCTGAAGATGACGCTGGAGTCGGTGGACGCTGTGCTCCGCGACGCTGAGAGGGAGTCTATCAAGCATAAGTCCATCCTTCTGTGGCTGAAGCAACTTAAGGATGTCGCGAACGACATCTCTCACATGCTTGAAGATTTTGAAGATGAAACCGACCTCAACCTGGTATGCAAGATTCTGATTTGGTCACTATCAATCTTGATCTGAATGTTGTTGTTTAATAACATATGAATATTTTTAGATAATGAACTACATCTAAAACTTTTTTATGTACTGAAGTAGATCTGAACCTCACTGTTGGAGTTGATCTTTGAGTCGATGTTAAGTAAAAGCTACTTATACTTGTTGATGCCAAGACCACCTTTTCATTCCTAAATGTCCCTGTTTTCTTATGTTTCACAAATAGTAAGCTATGTCCACAAATA
This genomic window contains:
- the LOC109762960 gene encoding uncharacterized protein — encoded protein: MHLVNPITGQQIALPSVTTMQHVKPMCDDSGAVHKYEYSWHTAKKVICPPKIIAPASLREVFHQKALLFYDTPTGSYVVVLIHMPFGQLSFARVGDDKWTWLPPHTDYFDCTYKDGLLYAVTLMGEIHTFDLSGPAVTMNTIMGVDDDDDFGIQGAYILQAPWGGLLLVWRLKVYSGNPDDISALTLHTKGIKIHEVDVAAKKLVEIDCLHGHVLFLGHNQSLCLSTKECPALKENRVYFTDDNEYITVHKDSRRDIGVLRLDNNSWESLVFPQLWSNWPAPVWITPNLTMMKLSLN